One window of the Salvia miltiorrhiza cultivar Shanhuang (shh) chromosome 6, IMPLAD_Smil_shh, whole genome shotgun sequence genome contains the following:
- the LOC130988094 gene encoding probable purine permease 5, with product MQQQLLMSDMEDPRPKTIKEKLEAYKAVALNTFNTKPISHWILLALSSGAMLVAFPASSLLSRVYYSDGGESKWIISWVAVAGWPIPALVLIPTYFVLGVSPTPLNLKLVVSYVVLGFLSAADNLMYAYGYAYMPASTASLLGSTSLIFSTLFGCLLVKNKINASIINAIVIITAAMVIIALDSDSDRYGSVTDRQYAMGFIWNVLGSMLHGLLFALSELVFVKLLGRRSFHVVLEQQVMVSMLGFVFTTVGLVINNDFQNMASEAKSFKGGRSAYVSVLIWGVVTFQLGILGATAVLFLASTVLAGVLNSIRVPLTSIAAVAILHDPMSGFKILSLIVTFWGFASYIYGNCTLSKDSSS from the exons ATGCAGCAGCAATTATTAATGTCAG ATATGGAAGATCCAAGGCCAAAAACCATTAAAGAAAAGCTCGAGGCTTACAAGGCTGTGGCATTGAATACATTCAACACCAAGCCTATCTCACATTGGATCCTCTTAGCTCTAAGCAGTGGAGCAATGCTCGTGGCATTCCCCGCCTCCTCTCTACTGTCGCGTGTTTATTACTCCGATGGTGGGGAGAGCAAGTGGATAATCTCATGGGTGGCTGTTGCCGGATGGCCTATCCCTGCATTGGTCTTGATTCCTACGTATTTCGTCTTGGGAGTGTCTCCGACTCCTCTGAATCTCAAGCTCGTCGTGTCCTATGTTGTTTTGGGCTTCCTAAGCGCCGCTGACAACCTCATGTACGCGTATGGATATGCTTACATGCCTGCATCGACTGCTTCTCTGTTGGGATCAACGTCCTTGATCTTCTCAACGCTCTTCGGGTGCCTATTGGTGAAGAACAAGATCAATGCCTCAATCATAAATGCGATTGTGATCATCACTGCTGCAATGGTGATCATAGCCCTGGATTCGGATTCTGATAGGTATGGGAGCGTGACGGACAGGCAGTACGCGATGGGGTTCATATGGAACGTGCTGGGGTCCATGCTGCACGGCCTCCTATTTGCTCTGTCCGAGCTCGTCTTTGTGAAGCTGCTCGGGAGGAGGTCCTTCCACGTCGTGCTGGAGCAGCAAGTGATGGTTTCTATGTTGGGCTTCGTGTTCACGACAGTGGGCCTCGTGATCAACAATGACTTCCAGAACATGGCGTCCGAGGCCAAGAGTTTCAAAGGTGGTAGGAGTGCTTATGTCTCTGTTCTCATATGGGGTGTGGTTACATTCCAGCTAGGGATTCTTGGAGCCACGGCCGTGCTATTTCTGGCGTCGACTGTGCTGGCCGGGGTTCTCAACTCGATACGGGTGCCCCTCACGAGCATCGCGGCCGTTGCCATACTGCATGATCCCATGAGTGGTTTCAAGATCCTATCTCTCATTGTCACCTTCTGGGGATTTGCTTCTTACATATATGGGAATTGCACTCTAAGTAAAGACTCCTCATCATAA
- the LOC130988091 gene encoding uncharacterized protein LOC130988091 isoform X2: protein MNSGERLIDDKKAFGKVEKSKGEVVNSNPTNNALAIQPKRRCAWAVSLNTDPSYVAFHDEEWGVPAHDDNALAELAWPAILRKRHIFRQVFADFDPIAVAKLSDKTITTPGSLATSLLSELKLRSITQNARQVLKVIDEFGSLDKYMWSFVKHKPIVSSFRHGRQVPVKSPRAELISKDLVRRGFRGVGPTVVYAFMQVAGLTNDHLITCFRFHHLYHT, encoded by the exons ATGAATAGTGGTGAGAGGTTGATTGATGATAAGAAGGCATTTGGGAAGGTAGAGAAATCAAAAGGGGAAGTAGTAAACTCAAACCCAACAAATAATGCTCTTGCTATTCAACCCAAGAGAAGGTGTGCTTGGGCTGTTTCTCTTAACACCG ATCCATCTTATGTCGCGTTTCATGATGAAGAATGGGGAGTCCCGGCACACGATGACAA CGCGTTGGCTGAGCTTGCATGGCCTGCTATTCTGAGAAAAAGGCACATATTTAG ACAAGTGTTTGCTGATTTTGATCCAATAGCTGTTGCAAAACTGAGCGACAAAACGATAACAACACCCGGAAGCCTCGCCACTTCACTGCTATCAGAGCTCAAGCTGCGATCCATCACTCAAAATGCTCGTCAAGTTTTaaag GTGATTGATGAATTTGGGTCGTTGGACAAGTACATGTGGAGCTTCGTGAAGCATAAGCCGATAGTCAGCAGCTTTCGTCACGGCCGCCAAGTGCCGGTGAAGAGCCCCAGGGCGGAGCTCATAAGCAAGGACCTAGTCAGGAGAGGCTTCCGGGGCGTGGGGCCCACGGTCGTCTACGCCTTCATGCAGGTCGCCGGCCTTACCAATGACCACCTCATCACTTGCTTTAGATTCCATCACTTGTACCACACCTGA
- the LOC130988092 gene encoding probable LRR receptor-like serine/threonine-protein kinase At2g24230 has product MGVAIFGCFLVVTLLFRPLVCQQPNTDESFLLEFFAKMGLNPPQKYGFSGSLCSWKGVVCDDEGENVVKLEASGMGLSGVIPDTTVGKLTKLESLDLSSNKITTLPSDFWSLGSLINLNLSHNQISGSLFSNIGNFGHLQSLDLSFNKFSGSIPETVSSLTKLQALNLSHNVFESGVPLGILQCLNLVSVDLSENKLNGSLPSGFGAALPQLKFLSLAENDILGRDSDFTGMKSVRYLNLSGNLFKGSVLGVFEGALEVVDLSRNQFQGHIAQVNFTSTFSWSNLLYLDMSENELSGEFFFTGLHNPVNLRHLNLAHNRFTKQQFLINVDVLTHLEYLNLSATNLVGDIPSNISRLTSLATLDLSDNHLSSHIPPLVSKSLKFLDLSHNNLTGDIPLAVIDELHDMDSFNFSYNNLSFCASRFPPKTLQASFIGSTNSCPIAANPDFFKKKPPKHRGLKIALALTISMVFLLVGLLVLAFRCRRKTRMWAVKQDSYKEEQTISGPFSFQTDSTTWVADVKQATSVPVVIFEKPLLNFTFADLLSATSHFDRGTLLAEGRFGPVYGGLLPGGIHVAVKVLVHGSTMTDHEAARELEYLGRIKHPNLVPLTGYCLAGDQRIAIYDYMDNGNLQKLLYDLPLGIQTTEDWSTDTWEDENNGIQNVGPEGSPTTWRFRHKIALGTARALAFLHHGCSPPIIHRDVKASSVYLDSNLEPRLSDFGISKIFGNGAEDEIARGSPGYVPPEFLEPESSSPKAPTPKSDIYGFGVILFELITGKKPVEDVYQDEKDANLTSWVRGLVRRNQASRAIDPKIRGTAPDAQIIEALKIGYLCTAEIPSKRPSMQQVVGLLKDLEQITQQ; this is encoded by the coding sequence ATGGGTGTTGCAATATTTGGTTGTTTTTTGGTGGTGACTCTGCTATTTAGGCCTTTGGTTTGCCAACAGCCCAACACAGATGAGTCATttctccttgaattctttgcAAAAATGGGCTTAAACCCACCCCAAAAATATGGATTTTCTGGCTCTTTGTGTTCATGGAAAGGTGTGGTTTGTGATGATGAGGGGGAAAATGTTGTCAAATTAGAAGCTTCTGGGATGGGTTTATCTGGTGTAATTCCAGATACAACTGTTGGGAAATTGACAAAGCTTGAATCTTTGGATCTTAGCAGTAACAAGATTACTACCTTGCCTTCTGATTTCTGGAGTTTGGGCTCTCTCATAAATCTTAATCTTTCACACAATCAAATTTCTGGGAGTCTTTTTAGTAACATAGGAAATTTTGGGCACCTTCAAAGTTTGGACCTTTCATTCAACAAATTTAGTGGGAGCATCCCAGAAACAGTCAGTTCTTTAACCAAGTTGCAGGCTTTGAATCTCAGTCACAATGTGTTTGAATCCGGTGTCCCATTAGGAATCTTGCAGTGTTTAAATTTGGTCTCTGTTGATCTGTCTGAAAACAAGCTCAATGGCTCTCTTCCTAGTGGCTTTGGTGCTGCACTGCCGCAGCTCAAGTTCTTGAGCTTAGCAGAAAACGATATTCTTGGTCGGGATTCagactttactgggatgaaatCGGTGAGGTATCTGAATCTCTCAGGCAACTTGTTCAAGGGTTCTGTTTTAGGTGTGTTTGAAGGGGCGTTGGAGGTGGTGGATTTGAGCAGGAATCAGTTTCAAGGCCACATTGCTCAGGTAAACTTCACCTCCACTTTCAGTTGGTCGAATTTGCTGTATTTGGATATGTCGGAGAATGAGTTGAGTGGTGAGTTTTTCTTCACTGGATTGCATAACCCTGTGAATCTTAGACACCTTAATCTTGCACACAACAGATTCACCAAACAGCAGTTCTTGATTAATGTTGATGTGCTCACACATTTAGAGTATCTGAATTTGTCTGCAACCAATTTGGTTGGTGATATTCCAAGCAACATCTCACGCCTAACTAGTTTAGCAACCCTTGATCTCTCTGATAACCATCTCAGCAGCCACATTCCCCCTCTCGTGTCGAAGAGCCTCAAATTTCTTGACCTTTCACACAACAATCTAACAGGAGATATCCCATTGGCTGTGATTGATGAGCTCCATGATATGGATAGCTTCAATTTCTCTTATAACAACCTTAGCTTTTGTGCTTCCCGGTTCCCCCCCAAAACCCTTCAAGCTTCTTTCATAGGATCGACTAATAGCTGCCCGATTGCAGCCAACCCGGACTTCTTCAAGAAAAAACCTCCAAAGCATAGAGGGCTCAAGATTGCTCTTGCTCTGACAATCTCCATGGTGTTTTTGCTCGTGGGGTTGCTCGTTCTAGCCTTTAGATGTCGTAGGAAAACAAGAATGTGGGCTGTGAAACAGGATTCTTACAAGGAGGAGCAGACAATCTCAGGGCCCTTCTCGTTCCAGACGGATTCAACCACTTGGGTGGCTGATGTTAAGCAGGCAACATCAGTCCCCGTGGTCATCTTTGAGAAGCCTTTGCTGAACTTCACATTCGCGGACTTGTTGTCCGCGACTTCTCACTTTGATCGGGGCACATTGTTGGCAGAAGGGAGATTCGGCCCTGTGTATGGTGGATTGTTGCCAGGGGGGATACATGTTGCCGTTAAGGTTTTGGTCCATGGTTCCACGATGACAGACCACGAAGCTGCAAGAGAGCTCGAGTATCTTGGTCGAATCAAGCACCCTAATCTTGTTCCACTAACTGGATACTGCTTGGCTGGTGACCAAAGGATTGCTATCTATGATTACATGGATAATGGAAACTTGCAGAAATTGCTCTACGATCTGCCACTTGGGATTCAAACGACGGAAGATTGGAGCACAGACACATGGGAAGATGAGAACAATGGGATACAGAATGTTGGTCCCGAAGGGTCACCAACAACATGGAGATTTAGGCACAAGATCGCTCTTGGCACTGCTCGTGCACTTGCGTTCCTCCACCACGGCTGCTCGCCTCCCATCATCCATAGAGACGTCAAAGCAAGCAGCGTCTATCTGGACTCTAACTTAGAGCCCAGACTGTCAGATTTTGGGATTTCAAAGATTTTTGGCAATGGAGCTGAAGATGAGATTGCTCGTGGATCACCAGGGTACGTGCCACCAGAGTTTCTCGAGCCAGAGAGCAGCTCACCGAAGGCTCCAACGCCCAAATCAGACATATACGGATTCGGAGTCATCCTATTCGAGCTCATCACCGGGAAGAAGCCAGTCGAGGACGTGTATCAAGATGAGAAAGATGCAAACTTGACTAGTTGGGTGAGGGGACTAGTGAGGAGGAACCAAGCATCACGAGCTATCGACCCCAAGATCCGTGGGACAGCTCCCGATGCACAGATTATCGAGGCTTTGAAGATCGGATACCTTTGCACAGCTGAAATCCCTTCCAAGAGGCCTAGCATGCAACAGGTAGTTGGCCTGCTCAAGGATCTTGAACAAATTACACAGCAGTGA
- the LOC130988091 gene encoding uncharacterized protein LOC130988091 isoform X1: MNSGERLIDDKKAFGKVEKSKGEVVNSNPTNNALAIQPKRRCAWAVSLNTDPSYVAFHDEEWGVPAHDDKKLFELLVLSSALAELAWPAILRKRHIFRQVFADFDPIAVAKLSDKTITTPGSLATSLLSELKLRSITQNARQVLKVIDEFGSLDKYMWSFVKHKPIVSSFRHGRQVPVKSPRAELISKDLVRRGFRGVGPTVVYAFMQVAGLTNDHLITCFRFHHLYHT; the protein is encoded by the exons ATGAATAGTGGTGAGAGGTTGATTGATGATAAGAAGGCATTTGGGAAGGTAGAGAAATCAAAAGGGGAAGTAGTAAACTCAAACCCAACAAATAATGCTCTTGCTATTCAACCCAAGAGAAGGTGTGCTTGGGCTGTTTCTCTTAACACCG ATCCATCTTATGTCGCGTTTCATGATGAAGAATGGGGAGTCCCGGCACACGATGACAA AAAATTGTTCGAACTTCTTGTCCTTTCCAGCGCGTTGGCTGAGCTTGCATGGCCTGCTATTCTGAGAAAAAGGCACATATTTAG ACAAGTGTTTGCTGATTTTGATCCAATAGCTGTTGCAAAACTGAGCGACAAAACGATAACAACACCCGGAAGCCTCGCCACTTCACTGCTATCAGAGCTCAAGCTGCGATCCATCACTCAAAATGCTCGTCAAGTTTTaaag GTGATTGATGAATTTGGGTCGTTGGACAAGTACATGTGGAGCTTCGTGAAGCATAAGCCGATAGTCAGCAGCTTTCGTCACGGCCGCCAAGTGCCGGTGAAGAGCCCCAGGGCGGAGCTCATAAGCAAGGACCTAGTCAGGAGAGGCTTCCGGGGCGTGGGGCCCACGGTCGTCTACGCCTTCATGCAGGTCGCCGGCCTTACCAATGACCACCTCATCACTTGCTTTAGATTCCATCACTTGTACCACACCTGA